Below is a genomic region from Azospirillum brasilense.
GTAGGTGGAGACGATGGTGCGGAAGCTGTTTTCCGGGACGTCGTTCTCCATGATGCAGGCGACCGTGCAGGCTTGGCAGCCCACGCATTTGCGTGTGTCCACCACCATCGCCCAGCGATGCGCCGGATCGCCGTCCCGGCGGAGCGACGCAGCGCCGGGCGCTGCGGCGGCAGGCATCGCTCCCACCGTCGCGGCGCCGATGGTCGCGGCGCCGGCGCCGAGGCAGAAGTTGCGCCTTGATCGGTCCATGGCTGGCCTCTTCGCACCTGATTCCTTCGGCCGCGACGAACCGCGGCCCTACGGTGCGAAGGGTACCGGCGCCCTGCCCCCACTCCCATTGGGGGCATCCCTACACTTCTTAGGGTAAACCCCAGTGACGACATGCCGCAGGGGGCGGTCGTTCAAGGCAATCGCACTTGACCTTCATAGCCCTCTCCCCCGGTTTCGGCGGACCAGAGGTCCGCCTGTCGCGTCAGCGCAAACTTCGTTTGCGCGTGAGCGGAGGGGAGAGGGGATTTCAAATGCGATCAGCCCTTGAGGGCGTCGGCGACCGCGCGGGCCACGCCGGCGTGGATGGCGTCCCGTTCCTTGAAGGCGTCGGCCGTCTCTGTCAGGTAGCTGGTGATGAGCAGGGGCGCCCTACCCTCCGGCCAGACGATGCCGATGTCGTTGGCCGTCCCGCGCACGCCGGTGCCGGTCTTGTCGCCGACGCGCCAGCCCTTCGGCAGCCCGGCGCGCAGGCGCTTGTCACCGGTCCGGTTGGCGACCATCCAGGCGATGAGCTGCTCGCGCGACGCCGGGGTCAACGCGTCGCCCAGCATCAGCCGCTCCATGCTGTGGACCATCGCCGCGGGCGTGGTGGTGTCGCGCGGGTCGCCGGGAATGGCGCTGTTCAGCGACGGCTCGTTGCGGTCCAGCCGTGTCTTTTGGTCATCCAGCGTGCGCAGGAAGGCGGTCAGCCCAGCGGGGTCGCCCACCGCCGGCAGCAGCAGGTTCGCCGCCACATTGTCGCTGAGCGTCATCGTCGCCTCACACAGTTCGGCCACCGTCGGGGGCGGGCCGTCGAGGCGGGTTTCGGCGAAGGGGGCGTAGGGGACGAGGTCCGCCTTGGTCACCGGGATGCGTCGGTCCAGCCGTTCGCGCCCCTCGTCCACCCGCTTCAGGACAGCGCCAGCCAAAAGAAATTTGAAGGTGCTGCACATCGGGAAGCGCTCGTCCGCGCGATGCCCGAAGCGCTGGCCGGTGCCGGTGTCGAGCACCGCCACGCCCAGCCGCCCGCCGCTGCGCTTTTCCAGCGCGGCGATCGCGTCCGCCAGCCTTTTGTCCCCGAATTTCCTGGGTTTCTCCGCCCTCGCGCCGGTCGCCGCCAGCAGCGTCACGCCGCCCGCCGCGGCCAGGAAAGCCCGCCGTCCGATCATCGTGTCCTCGTGTCATGCCGTGTCGATGGACGGACGATAAAAATCTCCCGGCGCTCGGACAAACGATGATAGTTTTCAC
It encodes:
- the bla gene encoding class A beta-lactamase, with translation MIGRRAFLAAAGGVTLLAATGARAEKPRKFGDKRLADAIAALEKRSGGRLGVAVLDTGTGQRFGHRADERFPMCSTFKFLLAGAVLKRVDEGRERLDRRIPVTKADLVPYAPFAETRLDGPPPTVAELCEATMTLSDNVAANLLLPAVGDPAGLTAFLRTLDDQKTRLDRNEPSLNSAIPGDPRDTTTPAAMVHSMERLMLGDALTPASREQLIAWMVANRTGDKRLRAGLPKGWRVGDKTGTGVRGTANDIGIVWPEGRAPLLITSYLTETADAFKERDAIHAGVARAVADALKG